From a region of the Campylobacter showae genome:
- a CDS encoding class II 3-deoxy-7-phosphoheptulonate synthase, producing the protein MWSRDSWRKFNILQQPSYPDEVLLKKAEDKLKTMPPLVFAGEARNLKQDLAKVCNGEAFLLQGGDCAESFSNFNAVNIRDMFKVMLQMAIVLTFAGRCPVVKVGRVAGQFAKPRSSDYEEQGGVKLPSYRGDIINGFEFNAEARVPDPNRMIEAYYQSASTMNLLRAFSRGGLADLHEVNRWNLGFIKKPELDAKYGELARQLSQTLAFMGACGINASNTPALSETKVYTSHEALLLPYEEALTREDSLTGDWYDCSAHMLWIGERTRGVNDAHVHFLSGVHNPLGVKIGPNATAQDVIALANALNPQNEAGRLNVIIRMGADKIGERLPKILREVKREGLNIVYSIDPMHGNTIKAANGYKTREFDKILAEVQSFFEIHRAEGTHAGGVHLEMTGQDVTECTGGSFKLNEDDLAHRYETQCDPRLNADQSLELAFLIAEFLKKI; encoded by the coding sequence ATGTGGAGTAGAGATTCGTGGAGAAAATTTAATATCTTGCAGCAGCCAAGCTACCCCGACGAGGTCTTGCTAAAAAAGGCCGAGGATAAGCTAAAGACGATGCCGCCGCTAGTTTTTGCCGGCGAGGCTAGAAACCTAAAACAAGATTTGGCTAAAGTTTGTAACGGCGAGGCGTTTTTGCTCCAAGGCGGCGACTGTGCAGAGAGTTTTTCAAATTTTAACGCCGTAAATATCCGCGATATGTTTAAGGTAATGCTACAAATGGCGATCGTTTTAACCTTTGCAGGACGCTGCCCCGTCGTAAAAGTAGGGCGCGTAGCAGGTCAGTTTGCTAAGCCTAGAAGCTCGGACTACGAGGAGCAAGGCGGTGTAAAGCTACCGAGCTACCGCGGCGACATCATAAACGGCTTTGAATTTAATGCCGAGGCTCGCGTGCCCGATCCAAACCGCATGATCGAGGCGTATTATCAAAGCGCATCCACGATGAACCTGCTTCGCGCCTTTTCTCGCGGCGGTCTAGCCGATCTTCACGAGGTAAATCGCTGGAATCTGGGCTTTATCAAAAAGCCCGAGCTTGACGCTAAATACGGCGAGTTAGCTAGGCAGCTGAGCCAAACTCTAGCGTTTATGGGAGCTTGCGGTATAAATGCCTCAAATACTCCCGCGCTTAGCGAAACTAAGGTCTACACCTCGCACGAGGCGCTTTTGTTGCCGTACGAGGAGGCGCTCACTAGAGAGGATAGCCTCACCGGCGACTGGTACGACTGCTCGGCGCATATGCTCTGGATCGGCGAGCGTACGCGCGGCGTAAACGACGCTCACGTGCATTTTCTAAGCGGCGTTCATAATCCTCTTGGAGTCAAGATCGGACCAAACGCTACCGCACAGGACGTCATCGCGCTCGCAAATGCGCTAAATCCGCAAAACGAAGCGGGCAGACTAAACGTAATCATCAGAATGGGCGCGGATAAAATCGGCGAGCGGTTACCGAAAATCCTACGCGAAGTAAAACGTGAAGGCCTAAATATCGTCTATAGCATTGACCCGATGCACGGCAATACGATAAAAGCCGCAAACGGCTACAAAACGCGCGAATTTGACAAAATCCTAGCCGAAGTGCAGAGCTTTTTTGAAATACATAGAGCCGAAGGCACGCATGCGGGCGGCGTGCACCTAGAGATGACGGGTCAGGACGTGACCGAGTGCACGGGCGGGTCGTTTAAGTTAAACGAGGATGATCTGGCGCACAGATACGAGACGCAGTGCGATCCGCGCCTAAACGCCGATCAGTCGCTAGAACTCGCATTTTTAATCGCAGAGTTTTTAAAGAAAATTTAG
- a CDS encoding NAD(P)-binding domain-containing protein: MSDVYDIIVIGGGPCGIATVVEARANGLKKVLLLEKGDNHSQTIRKFYKDNKRVDKEYKGQDSTIHGIVSFEDGTKESTLDYFDKLLDEEKIEAVFNSEVESVKKKDGLFFVHTAKGDYQAKNVMISIGKMGRPNKPDYKIPPSLNNVINFNLNSCSSGEKVLVVGGGNSAVEYAIELCQYNKTTLAYRKDKFSRVNDVNVTALWELEKANKLKVRLNHDITEIENESGRVRVHFSNGKIRVYDRVVYAIGGSTPVDFLQKCGVELDADKDPLVNEHYESSVGGLYIGGDIVLKNGGSIVLALNHAHKVVQDIKEK, from the coding sequence ATGAGCGATGTTTACGACATTATCGTGATAGGCGGCGGCCCTTGCGGCATCGCGACCGTCGTAGAGGCGAGAGCCAATGGATTAAAAAAAGTTTTGCTTCTCGAAAAGGGCGACAACCACAGCCAAACTATAAGAAAATTTTACAAAGACAATAAGCGCGTGGATAAGGAGTATAAAGGCCAAGATAGCACCATCCACGGTATCGTGTCCTTTGAGGACGGCACGAAGGAGAGCACGCTTGATTATTTCGATAAGCTGCTAGATGAGGAAAAGATCGAGGCCGTGTTTAACTCCGAGGTCGAAAGCGTAAAGAAAAAGGACGGTTTGTTTTTCGTGCACACCGCAAAGGGCGACTATCAAGCCAAAAACGTGATGATAAGTATCGGTAAAATGGGCCGTCCGAATAAGCCTGATTATAAGATCCCGCCTTCGCTAAATAACGTTATAAATTTTAACCTAAACTCCTGTTCTAGCGGCGAAAAAGTGCTCGTGGTGGGCGGCGGAAACTCTGCCGTAGAGTACGCTATCGAGCTATGCCAATACAACAAAACTACGCTGGCTTACCGTAAGGATAAATTTAGCCGCGTAAATGACGTAAACGTAACGGCGCTATGGGAGCTAGAAAAAGCAAATAAGCTAAAAGTGCGACTAAATCACGATATCACCGAGATCGAAAATGAATCGGGGCGCGTGAGGGTGCACTTTTCAAACGGAAAAATCAGAGTCTACGATAGGGTCGTCTACGCTATCGGCGGCTCGACTCCGGTGGATTTTTTACAAAAATGCGGAGTGGAGCTTGACGCAGACAAAGATCCGCTCGTAAACGAGCACTATGAAAGCAGCGTCGGCGGGCTATATATCGGCGGCGACATCGTGCTAAAAAACGGCGGCTCGATCGTGCTCGCGCTAAATCACGCGCACAAGGTAGTCCAAGACATCAAGGAAAAATAG
- a CDS encoding vesicular transport factor Uso1p, whose amino-acid sequence MRALNLVLFFICGCLLTLGGYYLYFEFAKPSAKSTALAVQIMNVEEAPKNEGASTTNETNSAIISQALPQEKYTKNLDANYTDAPILGDEDELKEQIRVLRAQNKLLYDDNVDLVSKNLEISNILSDQKAELETRRKQAASANDKQRLSAIDELNKKLAKAQEENEKNKNLEQNLTSLRSEIKTLKTELEKKQSEFDKSSAKTQNESQNALKRLEAQNDELKSEALSSKAKFESELRTANEETAKLKSENARLANELGLKDSEIKRIASEYNAQVLNAQNSAKSKIAALEKEQDVDKKKISELEASLENANKKAESKAKLKAINDELNATNKELVAKLEKEKQGFEKEIEQNEAIYKTELEKLKNQIENERQETEQNVAELKSKIYELENQISQKDSSLQNAEAKVAELNESLNIQKELLADEIAAGKKNIQNYKILNNKITTLVENDIKTAKENKEQLDALNELLMQKDAELATLRKQIQDGAKDLSDTKENLAKTSTQKNIAKGEVAQILTKNEELMSENENLKKIIQLNFRAEVPKKVVFIASVECSDMSAGSDRPTQVCKNKVSDFLQNYNSNYYFEITPIVSRGNFIATSKAAKVIPQDELEKIDSYANFGIGKERAKVAGEMIKDEFGDFSRISYSNDIITSQDKQGFIIKVYR is encoded by the coding sequence TTGAGAGCGTTAAATTTAGTCTTATTTTTTATCTGCGGTTGTTTGCTCACGCTGGGCGGATACTATTTGTATTTCGAGTTTGCAAAACCGTCCGCAAAGTCTACGGCACTCGCCGTGCAAATAATGAACGTCGAAGAAGCGCCTAAAAATGAGGGCGCAAGTACTACGAATGAGACAAATTCGGCTATCATAAGTCAAGCTTTGCCGCAGGAAAAGTATACTAAAAATTTGGATGCGAACTATACGGATGCGCCTATTTTAGGCGATGAGGACGAGCTAAAAGAGCAAATCCGCGTCCTGCGCGCTCAAAATAAGCTACTCTATGACGATAACGTCGATCTAGTGAGTAAAAATCTAGAAATCTCAAATATCTTAAGTGATCAAAAAGCCGAGCTGGAAACCAGGCGAAAACAAGCCGCCAGCGCTAATGACAAACAGCGTTTAAGCGCGATCGACGAGCTAAACAAAAAGCTAGCAAAAGCGCAGGAGGAAAATGAGAAAAATAAAAATTTAGAGCAAAATTTGACTTCTCTTCGTAGCGAGATCAAAACTCTAAAAACCGAGCTTGAAAAAAAGCAGAGCGAATTTGACAAATCAAGCGCCAAAACGCAAAACGAGAGCCAAAATGCTCTAAAACGGCTCGAAGCTCAAAACGACGAGCTAAAAAGCGAAGCGCTATCTAGTAAGGCTAAATTTGAAAGCGAACTAAGAACGGCAAACGAAGAGACTGCAAAACTAAAGAGCGAAAATGCTAGGCTCGCAAACGAGCTGGGCCTAAAAGACAGTGAGATAAAAAGGATCGCGAGCGAATACAACGCTCAGGTGTTAAATGCTCAAAATTCAGCTAAAAGCAAGATCGCCGCCCTAGAAAAAGAACAAGACGTGGACAAGAAAAAAATAAGCGAGCTTGAAGCGAGCCTTGAAAACGCAAATAAAAAAGCCGAGTCAAAAGCTAAGCTAAAAGCGATAAATGATGAGCTAAACGCGACGAATAAAGAGTTAGTCGCAAAGCTCGAGAAAGAAAAACAAGGATTTGAAAAAGAGATTGAACAAAACGAGGCTATATATAAAACCGAGCTTGAAAAGCTAAAAAATCAGATTGAAAACGAGCGCCAAGAAACAGAGCAAAACGTGGCGGAACTAAAGAGTAAAATTTATGAGTTAGAAAATCAAATTTCGCAAAAAGATAGCTCACTGCAAAATGCGGAAGCTAAGGTTGCAGAGCTAAACGAGTCGCTAAATATCCAAAAAGAACTGCTAGCGGACGAGATCGCCGCTGGTAAAAAAAACATCCAAAACTATAAAATTTTAAATAACAAAATCACGACTTTAGTTGAAAACGACATCAAAACAGCCAAGGAAAATAAAGAGCAACTAGACGCTCTAAATGAGCTTTTGATGCAAAAAGACGCAGAGCTCGCGACTCTAAGAAAACAGATACAAGACGGAGCTAAAGATCTAAGCGACACGAAGGAAAATTTAGCCAAAACAAGTACGCAAAAAAACATCGCAAAGGGCGAAGTGGCACAGATACTAACCAAAAATGAAGAGCTGATGAGCGAAAATGAAAATCTAAAAAAGATAATCCAGCTAAATTTTAGAGCCGAAGTTCCTAAAAAAGTTGTTTTCATCGCCTCGGTCGAGTGCTCGGATATGAGCGCGGGCTCAGACAGGCCGACGCAAGTTTGCAAAAATAAAGTAAGCGATTTTTTGCAGAATTATAATTCAAATTATTATTTTGAAATCACGCCGATAGTTAGCCGCGGTAACTTTATCGCAACGTCAAAAGCGGCAAAAGTGATCCCGCAAGACGAACTTGAAAAAATCGACTCATACGCAAATTTCGGTATCGGCAAGGAGCGCGCCAAGGTTGCCGGCGAGATGATAAAAGATGAATTCGGCGACTTTTCGCGCATATCGTATAGTAACGACATTATAACGTCTCAGGATAAGCAAGGATTTATCATCAAGGTATATAGATGA
- a CDS encoding tRNA1(Val) (adenine(37)-N6)-methyltransferase, whose amino-acid sequence MIIAQPKNGYRYNSDTMFLYDFIREGGVRGEVLEVGCGSGILGLLLKRDFPKISLSLLDILETNVNLAAANASQNGIEAEFITADFAKFKSEKRYDLIVSNPPFYHDGVKKSENEHLRTARYSENLPLGELVGSANSLLKPRGVFSFCYDAKRIPEILLCLSEFKFTLTRLCFVHPKAGGAANLALIEAKKSSKSLTQILPPIFVFEGGVYSKKAAEIFATANTQSKDAAE is encoded by the coding sequence ATGATAATCGCTCAGCCCAAAAACGGCTACCGCTACAACAGCGATACGATGTTTTTGTATGACTTTATCCGTGAGGGCGGAGTGCGCGGCGAGGTGCTAGAGGTTGGCTGCGGTAGCGGTATTTTGGGACTGCTTTTAAAGCGTGATTTTCCTAAAATTTCGCTTAGCTTGCTTGATATTTTAGAAACTAACGTAAATTTAGCTGCCGCAAACGCTAGCCAAAACGGCATTGAAGCCGAGTTCATAACAGCTGATTTTGCTAAATTTAAGAGCGAAAAAAGATATGATCTCATTGTCTCAAACCCGCCCTTTTACCACGACGGCGTAAAAAAAAGCGAGAACGAGCATCTGCGCACCGCTAGATATAGCGAAAATTTACCGCTTGGTGAGCTTGTGGGTAGCGCAAATTCGCTCCTAAAGCCGCGCGGAGTTTTTAGCTTTTGCTACGACGCTAAGCGTATACCTGAAATTTTGCTTTGTTTGAGCGAATTTAAATTTACGCTTACTAGGCTTTGCTTCGTACATCCAAAGGCGGGCGGCGCGGCAAATTTAGCACTCATCGAGGCTAAAAAAAGCTCAAAATCCTTGACTCAAATTTTACCGCCGATTTTTGTTTTTGAAGGCGGCGTTTATAGCAAAAAAGCGGCCGAAATTTTCGCTACGGCAAACACGCAAAGCAAGGACGCTGCGGAGTGA
- a CDS encoding YkgJ family cysteine cluster protein: MNLLRQSGFGYEFDASKCELCGGKCCTGESGYIWISSAEISALAEYLKMNEDEFRSRFLDKFGYKFSLKEKPYEGGFACVFFDETAKNCSVYDFRPSQCRTFPFWDYFKDKINELEKECTGIRRF; the protein is encoded by the coding sequence GTGAATTTGCTAAGACAAAGCGGTTTTGGTTATGAATTTGACGCTAGCAAGTGCGAGCTATGCGGCGGTAAGTGCTGTACGGGCGAGAGCGGCTATATATGGATAAGCTCCGCGGAAATCTCGGCGCTGGCGGAATATTTAAAAATGAACGAGGACGAGTTTAGATCGCGATTTTTAGATAAATTCGGATATAAATTTAGCCTCAAAGAAAAGCCCTACGAGGGCGGATTTGCGTGCGTATTTTTTGACGAAACGGCAAAAAACTGCTCGGTTTACGACTTTCGCCCGAGCCAGTGCCGCACCTTTCCGTTTTGGGACTATTTTAAGGATAAAATCAATGAATTGGAGAAAGAATGCACGGGAATAAGGCGATTTTAA
- a CDS encoding tetratricopeptide repeat protein, with amino-acid sequence MHGNKAILKFILAALLVCFATAKDDFDENLYIIKALLAVENARHDEATELYEQLYEKTKNTDYLKEALRLAFFSKNVNFKSILALSQKVLKDDVDVLRIQGANLMSENKLDEAAKIMQELVKKEDVSKNHVMLSAVYSMQNDNKAALGELERAYELDRSVENLLRIVDLLYNKMNDKKEAIRYLESSRRIDGCEVETCTALVDIYAQDGRYSDMIDVYESLFEATKEKIYLEKALGVYVYQKNYDAAIKFLQKYSYNDDALMDLYAATGDFAKAYKKAQDAFDKSFNLEYQAKMAIYKYERDTDKQTKKIDKDSLKQVIANFEKSAVKLNNALYLNYYGYLLIDHDIDAKKGIELVNRALELEPGSVFYIDSLAWGYYKLGECKKADEIMQQVLHDEEFINSPEGKEHIKAIKECLKKGKK; translated from the coding sequence ATGCACGGGAATAAGGCGATTTTAAAATTTATATTGGCGGCTTTGCTTGTTTGTTTTGCTACCGCCAAAGACGATTTTGACGAGAATTTATACATTATCAAGGCGCTTTTAGCGGTAGAAAACGCCAGACACGACGAGGCGACCGAGCTTTACGAGCAGCTTTACGAAAAAACTAAAAACACGGACTATCTAAAAGAAGCTCTCAGACTCGCGTTTTTTTCTAAAAACGTAAATTTTAAAAGCATTTTAGCGCTCAGCCAAAAGGTGCTAAAAGACGACGTGGACGTGCTTCGCATACAGGGCGCAAATTTGATGAGCGAAAATAAACTAGACGAAGCCGCAAAGATAATGCAAGAGCTCGTCAAAAAAGAGGACGTCTCTAAAAACCATGTCATGCTCTCTGCCGTCTACTCGATGCAAAACGATAACAAAGCCGCTCTAGGCGAGCTTGAGCGCGCGTACGAGCTAGATAGGAGCGTGGAAAATCTACTGCGAATAGTCGATCTTTTATACAATAAAATGAACGATAAAAAAGAGGCGATCAGGTACCTAGAGAGCTCGCGCCGTATAGATGGCTGCGAGGTCGAGACCTGCACAGCGCTAGTAGATATTTACGCGCAGGACGGCCGCTACTCCGATATGATCGATGTTTACGAGAGTCTTTTTGAAGCGACGAAAGAAAAAATCTATCTCGAAAAGGCGCTTGGCGTCTATGTCTATCAAAAAAACTACGACGCTGCGATCAAATTTTTGCAAAAATACTCCTACAACGACGATGCTCTGATGGATCTTTACGCCGCGACGGGGGATTTTGCTAAGGCTTATAAAAAGGCACAGGATGCTTTCGATAAGAGCTTTAATCTCGAATATCAAGCCAAAATGGCGATATATAAATACGAAAGAGATACGGATAAACAAACCAAAAAAATAGATAAAGATAGCCTCAAGCAAGTGATCGCTAACTTTGAAAAATCGGCCGTAAAGCTAAATAACGCGCTATATCTAAACTACTACGGCTACCTGCTCATCGACCACGATATAGACGCGAAAAAGGGAATAGAGCTAGTAAATAGAGCCCTCGAGCTAGAGCCTGGCTCGGTGTTTTATATAGATTCGCTAGCTTGGGGATACTATAAGCTAGGCGAGTGTAAAAAGGCCGATGAAATAATGCAACAAGTCCTGCATGACGAGGAATTTATAAATTCGCCCGAAGGCAAAGAGCATATAAAAGCTATCAAAGAGTGCTTAAAAAAGGGTAAAAAATGA
- the trpC gene encoding indole-3-glycerol phosphate synthase TrpC — protein MILDQIIERTKEDLALRKSQTPFEKLQELAAKNPRKIIDAVKALKSSADEPYRIIAEVKKASPSKGLIRPNFAPVEIAKEYEKGGANAISVLTEPHFFKGNLEYLAAIRRESSLPLLRKDFIVDEYQILEAPVYGADFILLIAKALGADELKRLLDYARSLGLEALVETHDEEDVEKSNFACAKIVGVNHRNLSTFEMDMSLCEKLFSKIKNASVIVAESGIYEHSQLKELHAQGADAFLIGEHFMRQEDLAKAVKTVKEG, from the coding sequence ATGATACTAGATCAGATAATTGAACGAACGAAAGAGGACTTGGCTTTGCGAAAATCGCAAACGCCTTTTGAAAAGCTTCAAGAGCTCGCGGCGAAAAATCCGCGCAAGATAATAGACGCGGTAAAAGCGCTAAAAAGCAGCGCAGACGAGCCGTATCGCATCATCGCCGAGGTCAAAAAGGCAAGCCCTAGCAAGGGGCTGATAAGACCAAATTTTGCGCCCGTAGAGATAGCCAAAGAGTATGAAAAAGGCGGCGCAAACGCTATCTCGGTTCTAACCGAGCCGCATTTTTTTAAAGGAAATTTGGAGTACTTGGCGGCGATCAGGCGCGAAAGCTCGCTGCCGCTACTTCGCAAGGATTTTATCGTAGACGAGTATCAAATTTTAGAAGCGCCCGTTTACGGGGCCGATTTTATCCTACTTATCGCGAAGGCTCTTGGCGCCGATGAGCTAAAGCGGCTACTTGATTACGCGCGCTCTTTGGGGCTTGAGGCCTTGGTCGAGACGCACGACGAGGAGGACGTAGAGAAGTCAAATTTCGCATGCGCAAAGATAGTCGGCGTAAATCACCGAAATTTAAGCACGTTTGAGATGGATATGAGCCTTTGCGAGAAGCTATTTTCTAAAATCAAAAACGCAAGCGTCATAGTCGCTGAAAGCGGTATATACGAGCACTCGCAGCTAAAAGAGCTACACGCGCAAGGAGCCGACGCGTTTTTGATAGGCGAGCATTTTATGAGGCAAGAGGACTTGGCAAAAGCCGTAAAAACCGTAAAGGAGGGCTGA
- a CDS encoding HIT family protein, protein MEHICAPWRSEYFGKKEQGCVFCNVVNHPEKDAQSGVLFRAKRCFGIMNLYPYTPGHFMVIPYVHTDNIESLDEQTWSEMSAYVREGVKILKRELNAAGVNIGMNLGKAGGAGIAEHVHYHLVPRWSGDTNFITSIAEVRVNGVPFTPLYEKLKAAFADVCFNER, encoded by the coding sequence ATGGAGCACATTTGCGCACCGTGGAGGAGCGAATATTTCGGTAAAAAGGAGCAGGGCTGCGTCTTTTGCAACGTCGTAAATCACCCAGAAAAAGACGCGCAGAGTGGCGTTTTGTTTCGCGCAAAGCGGTGTTTTGGGATCATGAATCTCTACCCGTATACGCCCGGGCACTTTATGGTGATACCTTATGTGCATACCGATAATATCGAAAGCCTAGACGAGCAGACGTGGTCGGAGATGAGCGCCTACGTGCGCGAGGGCGTGAAAATTTTAAAACGCGAGCTAAATGCGGCGGGCGTAAATATCGGGATGAATCTAGGCAAAGCAGGGGGTGCGGGTATCGCAGAGCACGTACACTATCATCTAGTGCCGCGCTGGAGCGGTGATACAAATTTCATCACTTCCATCGCCGAGGTGCGCGTAAACGGCGTTCCATTTACTCCGCTTTACGAGAAACTAAAAGCCGCATTTGCCGATGTTTGCTTTAATGAGCGGTAA
- a CDS encoding ankyrin repeat domain-containing protein, producing the protein MRFILPIFLSFSFVFAGFNCDDALTEKQRFFSQNLTFSGEFEPNCNDSILGIKEVQILLSAAQKIRAESLACVGNLATKNLNEFKFKILKASYVPEIYAKELETPGEYEKLVSQNRARLRYWGHQSLSNFTVFKDFNKDYNAALEPLVNYYKSNFKIDEGSAIYYASKVANEFLKFAAATLQNGDMDEFARKVSDPTFTKYGINEAIYSGAVSQVSLQNAFNAALLYEKSEDIIKEFLRAGVNLNYGFESSLFFALKNLNNVKLLVASGADVNYANLLGVTPLFNAVQLNDINLVKFLLGNGALVNKRLIDMSTKLAYSANLSTQLPSFVKLCDFDEASKSVLMSAAGAADVEILQLLVDNGADVQAVDDNGLNALDYALIGKKEINAQYLRAMGLESNLITE; encoded by the coding sequence ATGAGATTTATTTTGCCGATATTTTTGTCGTTCTCTTTTGTTTTTGCAGGCTTTAACTGCGATGATGCTTTGACTGAGAAGCAGCGATTTTTCTCTCAAAATTTAACCTTTTCGGGAGAATTTGAGCCAAACTGCAATGACTCTATTCTGGGGATAAAAGAGGTTCAAATTTTACTCTCGGCTGCTCAAAAGATCCGCGCTGAGAGCCTTGCTTGCGTTGGAAATTTAGCAACCAAAAATTTAAATGAGTTTAAATTTAAGATCCTAAAAGCTTCCTATGTGCCCGAAATTTACGCAAAAGAGCTAGAAACTCCGGGCGAATACGAAAAACTCGTATCGCAAAATAGAGCCAGACTTCGATACTGGGGACATCAAAGCTTAAGTAACTTCACCGTTTTTAAGGACTTTAATAAAGACTACAACGCCGCGCTTGAGCCGCTCGTAAACTACTACAAATCAAATTTTAAAATAGACGAAGGCAGCGCGATTTATTACGCTTCAAAGGTCGCAAACGAGTTTTTAAAATTTGCCGCCGCGACTCTGCAAAACGGCGATATGGACGAGTTTGCGAGAAAAGTTAGCGACCCGACATTTACAAAATACGGGATAAATGAGGCGATATATTCTGGAGCCGTGTCACAAGTCTCGCTACAAAACGCATTTAACGCCGCGCTTCTTTACGAAAAAAGCGAGGACATCATAAAGGAATTCTTGCGCGCGGGCGTAAATTTAAACTACGGATTTGAGAGTTCGCTGTTTTTCGCACTCAAAAACCTAAATAATGTAAAGCTTCTAGTTGCTAGCGGCGCGGACGTAAACTACGCAAATTTGCTCGGCGTCACTCCGCTTTTTAATGCCGTACAGCTAAACGATATAAATTTAGTCAAATTTCTACTAGGAAACGGAGCGCTAGTAAACAAAAGGCTAATAGACATGAGCACCAAGCTTGCATATAGCGCAAATTTGAGCACTCAGCTACCAAGCTTCGTAAAGCTCTGCGACTTTGACGAGGCGTCAAAAAGCGTGCTGATGAGCGCGGCGGGGGCGGCAGATGTGGAAATTTTGCAGCTTTTGGTGGATAACGGCGCGGACGTGCAGGCAGTGGATGATAACGGACTAAACGCCCTAGACTACGCCCTCATCGGCAAAAAAGAGATCAACGCACAGTACCTAAGGGCGATGGGGCTAGAGTCAAATTTGATCACCGAATAA
- a CDS encoding SDR family NAD(P)-dependent oxidoreductase — translation MKGTAFITGATSGFGEAIARTLSREGYKIVALARRKERLETLAKELGNTHIIIADIRDKKAVFDAVANLPQEFRDIEVLVNNAGLALGLEGVAQTSVEDFETMVDTNIKGFLYSTKAVLPLMIARKSGYIFNLGSTAGAWPYPGSHVYGASKAFVKQFSRNLRNDIRGTGIRVTEIAPGICKTEFSEVRFGGDKAKADAVYEGVEYITAEDIAQILLNCLNMPNRVNINVVEAMATQQTWAGLFIEKK, via the coding sequence ATGAAAGGAACGGCTTTTATCACGGGGGCTACGTCGGGTTTTGGCGAGGCGATAGCTAGGACGCTCAGCCGCGAAGGCTACAAGATCGTAGCGCTGGCTCGCCGCAAGGAAAGGCTCGAAACCCTGGCAAAGGAGCTTGGAAACACCCATATCATCATCGCCGACATCCGCGATAAAAAGGCGGTTTTTGACGCCGTGGCAAATTTGCCGCAGGAGTTTCGCGATATCGAAGTGCTCGTAAATAACGCAGGCCTGGCGCTGGGACTCGAAGGCGTGGCGCAGACTAGCGTCGAGGACTTTGAGACGATGGTAGATACCAACATCAAAGGTTTTTTGTACTCGACCAAGGCCGTTTTGCCTCTCATGATCGCGCGAAAGAGCGGCTATATCTTTAATCTAGGCTCGACCGCGGGCGCATGGCCGTATCCTGGCAGTCACGTTTACGGTGCCAGCAAGGCTTTTGTGAAGCAGTTTAGTAGAAATCTGCGTAACGACATCCGCGGCACCGGTATCCGCGTGACCGAGATAGCTCCTGGCATCTGCAAGACGGAGTTTAGCGAGGTTCGCTTCGGCGGAGATAAGGCCAAAGCCGATGCGGTTTACGAAGGCGTGGAGTACATCACCGCCGAGGATATCGCGCAGATCTTGCTAAACTGCCTAAACATGCCTAACCGCGTCAATATCAACGTCGTTGAAGCGATGGCGACGCAACAGACTTGGGCTGGGCTTTTTATCGAGAAAAAGTAG